A window of Reinekea marina contains these coding sequences:
- the ubiE gene encoding bifunctional demethylmenaquinone methyltransferase/2-methoxy-6-polyprenyl-1,4-benzoquinol methylase UbiE has translation MTDQHNPKPEQDTTHFGYKTVKTEEKQAMVADVFHSVAAKYDIMNDLMSFGVHRVWKKYTIEMSGVRVGNKVLDIAGGTGDLTKAFSKRVGPNGQVILADINESMLRVGRDKLADSGVAGNLEVVQANAEVLPFPNDFFDVVTIAFGLRNVTDKDKALAEMHRVLKPGGRLLVLEFSKPKNELLSKAYDLYSFKALPLMGKLVTQDADSYQYLAESIRKHPDQETLKGMMLNAGFARVSFHNLTGGIVAMHRGVKA, from the coding sequence ATGACCGACCAACACAATCCAAAGCCCGAACAAGACACCACGCATTTTGGCTATAAGACCGTTAAAACTGAAGAAAAGCAGGCCATGGTGGCCGATGTTTTTCATTCTGTAGCGGCGAAATACGACATCATGAACGATCTCATGTCGTTCGGCGTTCATCGCGTTTGGAAAAAATACACCATTGAGATGTCTGGTGTACGTGTTGGCAATAAAGTGCTCGATATTGCTGGCGGAACTGGTGATCTCACTAAAGCATTTTCAAAGCGCGTTGGGCCTAATGGCCAGGTCATTTTAGCGGACATCAATGAATCGATGCTTAGAGTGGGTCGCGATAAATTGGCGGATTCCGGTGTGGCAGGCAATTTAGAAGTTGTGCAAGCCAACGCGGAAGTTCTGCCGTTCCCGAATGATTTTTTCGATGTAGTCACCATTGCATTCGGGTTGCGAAATGTTACCGATAAAGACAAAGCGTTGGCTGAAATGCACCGTGTGTTAAAGCCCGGTGGTCGGTTACTGGTGTTAGAGTTTTCTAAGCCTAAAAATGAACTGCTCAGTAAAGCCTATGATCTTTATTCATTTAAAGCGCTCCCACTAATGGGCAAATTAGTCACTCAAGATGCCGATAGCTATCAATATCTTGCGGAGTCTATTCGCAAGCACCCCGATCAAGAAACCTTAAAAGGCATGATGCTCAACGCGGGTTTTGCTCGAGTCAGCTTTCATAACCTCACTGGTGGGATCGTGGCGATGCATCGAGGCGTAAAAGCATGA
- a CDS encoding lipase family protein, translating to MHNEFDRPDLMYPPSFRAAFSDRQAFVCAVLAKYAYYPFEGLADQEKLVADAQALVTDSAKQAQLNTLLNKILAMHIVKPSHAEQVFAQLLGAGGFTLLKTFDHIGAQAFVCQRESQLNGGGTRVELYVVFRGTEIKDKRDIKADLMANLDLDPDFGQKSKVHRGFRSYLDALDRTSEGSLSAFVKAQKFDQLFIVGHSLGGAIAKLFTRKYFPADQASCYTYGAPPVGNQAFQEGLKTPVYEIINETDIVPRLPNQTLVMGTQLLFKFVQIVAGRLNLFTDLLIEKNWSSKIEQRLQQFHEYYHCGYVSYLVGHGKNVTLTLNVPALTRANWYVKRAFKWRLWKQPLTDHSIDQYIEKLRFHAIKRNSESS from the coding sequence ATGCATAACGAGTTTGATCGACCCGATTTAATGTATCCGCCTTCTTTTCGAGCGGCGTTCTCTGATAGGCAAGCTTTTGTATGTGCGGTTCTCGCAAAATACGCATACTATCCGTTTGAGGGCTTAGCGGACCAAGAAAAACTGGTTGCTGATGCCCAAGCGCTGGTTACCGACTCAGCCAAGCAAGCGCAATTAAATACCCTCCTGAATAAAATTCTTGCCATGCATATCGTTAAGCCGAGTCACGCAGAACAGGTGTTTGCACAGCTACTCGGTGCCGGCGGTTTTACATTGCTTAAAACTTTTGATCACATCGGTGCGCAAGCCTTTGTGTGCCAGCGCGAATCTCAGTTAAACGGTGGTGGTACCCGAGTAGAATTGTACGTCGTATTTCGCGGTACCGAGATAAAAGACAAGCGCGATATTAAGGCTGATCTTATGGCCAATTTAGATCTCGACCCTGATTTTGGACAAAAATCTAAGGTACATAGAGGCTTTCGAAGCTATTTAGATGCCCTCGATCGAACATCGGAAGGCAGTTTATCGGCCTTTGTTAAGGCGCAAAAATTCGATCAGCTGTTTATTGTCGGGCATTCGTTGGGCGGTGCCATTGCGAAATTGTTCACGCGAAAGTACTTTCCAGCTGATCAAGCCAGTTGCTATACCTATGGCGCACCTCCTGTCGGCAATCAAGCGTTTCAAGAGGGGCTTAAAACGCCGGTTTACGAAATCATCAATGAAACAGATATCGTACCAAGACTGCCAAACCAAACCTTGGTTATGGGCACACAGCTTTTATTTAAATTTGTTCAAATTGTGGCAGGGCGATTAAACCTGTTCACAGATTTACTGATCGAAAAAAATTGGTCGAGTAAAATTGAGCAACGGCTGCAGCAATTTCATGAATATTACCATTGTGGGTATGTCAGCTATTTAGTTGGCCATGGTAAAAACGTTACCTTAACGTTAAATGTACCTGCGTTAACGCGTGCAAATTGGTATGTTAAACGTGCCTTTAAATGGCGATTATGGAAGCAACCTTTGACCGATCACAGTATTGATCAGTATATTGAAAAGCTACGATTTCATGCCATAAAGCGTAATTCGGAAAGCTCATAA
- a CDS encoding putative bifunctional diguanylate cyclase/phosphodiesterase, translating into MQENLRIVLFTLEADILSTLSPILSELGYLPYVAQSPTDIEEADIILFSPSEKAFSAFEKYQDASIWIAIEEEFIEPHFSALLELGIHDVITLEELNRRVLMQAILRAMHRREVVTTMNTHDSLTGCLNTEGFVAQLNRAMAFVTQSGTPLSVISVDIAQFQKINESHGYTIANQLLCKIAQRFALILGGRFKVGRLGGNEFLLLIESVADKNELSEILDIVRNAFNHQFEISDQNIQVEAFIGAVLYPDTFGNAEELVAQAHEAMITGKRHNSKIYLYDRSSSPWFQMDMAAEIRRALRENEFELHYQPRVALETGRVIGMEALLRWPHPEHGNIPPTDFIYVAENSGMILPLGNWVLSQAESDIQTLEASGLVGLHIAINLSFKQLQDATFCETLPQRIRSWQNYQSHLEFELTETAVLSNPELVKATLKEIHEMGVSISLDDFGTGYSALVHVKEFPISVVKIDKSFVQRMDKDRSSHDIVESIVNFAHRLKMAVVGEGIERQEHLIALKAMGCEQGQGYYFEKALPLAQFAAYTRSVNDSSKRNATKT; encoded by the coding sequence ATGCAAGAAAACTTGCGAATTGTGCTGTTTACATTAGAAGCCGACATCCTGTCGACTCTGTCCCCCATATTGTCTGAACTAGGTTACCTACCGTACGTTGCTCAATCACCTACCGATATCGAAGAAGCTGATATCATCCTATTTTCACCCAGCGAAAAAGCTTTCAGTGCTTTTGAAAAGTATCAAGATGCGAGTATTTGGATCGCGATAGAAGAAGAGTTTATAGAACCCCATTTCAGTGCTCTACTCGAACTAGGGATACACGATGTAATAACCTTGGAAGAACTGAATCGTAGAGTATTGATGCAAGCCATACTTCGTGCGATGCATCGGCGTGAAGTCGTCACAACCATGAATACACATGATTCATTGACAGGGTGTTTAAATACCGAAGGCTTTGTCGCGCAGTTGAATCGTGCCATGGCATTTGTTACCCAAAGCGGCACCCCTTTAAGCGTTATTTCAGTTGATATCGCTCAGTTTCAGAAAATTAATGAATCGCATGGCTATACCATTGCCAACCAATTGTTGTGCAAAATTGCGCAGCGGTTTGCCCTTATTTTAGGAGGGCGGTTTAAAGTTGGACGGCTTGGTGGCAACGAATTCCTGCTGTTAATTGAAAGTGTGGCCGATAAAAATGAACTCAGCGAAATCCTAGATATAGTTCGAAACGCGTTTAACCATCAGTTTGAAATCAGTGATCAAAATATTCAAGTAGAAGCCTTTATCGGTGCGGTGCTTTACCCAGATACATTTGGTAATGCTGAAGAGCTGGTGGCTCAGGCCCATGAAGCCATGATTACCGGTAAACGACACAATAGTAAAATTTATCTCTACGATCGCTCATCATCGCCATGGTTCCAAATGGACATGGCCGCTGAAATTAGGCGCGCGCTTCGCGAAAATGAATTTGAACTGCATTACCAACCTAGAGTTGCGTTAGAGACTGGCCGCGTCATTGGTATGGAAGCTCTGCTGAGGTGGCCACACCCTGAACACGGCAATATTCCCCCTACCGATTTTATCTACGTTGCAGAAAATAGCGGTATGATTTTACCCTTAGGTAATTGGGTGCTCAGTCAGGCCGAGTCCGATATCCAAACGTTAGAAGCCAGTGGTTTAGTTGGTCTTCATATCGCCATTAATTTAAGCTTTAAACAACTTCAAGACGCTACTTTTTGTGAAACACTGCCTCAGCGCATCCGATCCTGGCAAAACTATCAATCGCATTTAGAATTTGAGCTCACAGAAACCGCGGTGCTGAGTAATCCTGAGCTGGTAAAAGCGACACTGAAAGAAATACACGAAATGGGTGTCAGTATTTCATTGGATGATTTTGGCACCGGTTATTCGGCATTGGTCCATGTAAAAGAATTTCCAATTTCAGTGGTTAAAATCGATAAGAGTTTCGTGCAACGGATGGATAAAGACCGTTCATCACATGATATTGTTGAGTCGATCGTTAATTTTGCTCATCGGCTAAAAATGGCTGTCGTAGGGGAAGGCATTGAACGCCAAGAGCACCTTATCGCGCTAAAAGCGATGGGGTGTGAACAAGGGCAAGGTTACTACTTTGAAAAAGCCTTACCGTTGGCGCAATTTGCGGCCTATACCCGCTCCGTTAACGATTCCTCAAAACGAAATGCTACAAAGACATAG
- the tatB gene encoding Sec-independent protein translocase protein TatB: protein MFDIGFTELLVLVIIALVVVGPEKLPTVMRTVGKAAGQARRFVTGIQNQIEQEVKLDELNKKIMAQDLEKKILSPHETEDAQTPTSPPEADASLSSVEKTEENDNAKS, encoded by the coding sequence ATGTTTGATATTGGATTCACCGAGCTCTTGGTGTTGGTCATTATCGCGTTGGTCGTTGTGGGTCCTGAAAAACTGCCCACAGTGATGCGTACAGTTGGCAAAGCGGCGGGTCAAGCGCGCCGCTTTGTAACGGGTATTCAAAACCAAATAGAGCAAGAAGTTAAGCTCGATGAGTTGAATAAAAAAATAATGGCACAGGATTTAGAAAAAAAGATTCTATCTCCTCATGAAACAGAAGATGCGCAAACGCCTACCAGCCCTCCAGAGGCTGACGCTTCGCTTAGCTCAGTAGAAAAAACGGAAGAAAATGACAACGCCAAATCCTAA
- the rho gene encoding transcription termination factor Rho: MNLSDLKTKAVPQLLDIAKEMGLENINRTRKQDLIFTILKRHAKSGEDIYGEGVLEILQDGFGFLRSASASYLAGPDDIYVSPSQIRRFNLRTGDTIAGKIRPPKDGERYFALLKVDSINFASLESSKNKILFENLTPLFPEDRLKLETGNGSTEDMAGRILDLASPIGKGQRGLIVSPPKAGKTLLLQNVAQAITNDDPDAHLIVLLIDERPEEVTEMQRSVRGEVIASTFDEPPARHVQVAEMVIEKAKRLVEHKRDVIILLDSITRLARAYNTIVPSSGKVLTGGVDANALERPKRFFGAARNVEEGGSLTIIATALVDTGSKMDEVIYEEFKGTGNMEVHLDRKIAEKRIFPAINIRRSGTRREEKLTTPEELQRMWILRKLLTEMEDVAAIEFLMDRLKISKTNDEFFNSMKG; encoded by the coding sequence ATGAATCTTAGTGACCTAAAAACCAAAGCCGTTCCTCAACTTCTCGACATTGCGAAAGAAATGGGACTTGAGAACATCAACCGAACTCGTAAACAAGACCTTATTTTCACCATCTTAAAGCGCCACGCTAAAAGCGGTGAAGACATTTACGGAGAAGGTGTACTTGAAATTCTGCAAGATGGGTTCGGATTTTTACGAAGCGCATCGGCCTCTTATTTAGCGGGTCCTGACGATATCTATGTATCGCCAAGCCAAATTCGACGCTTTAACTTACGCACAGGTGACACCATCGCTGGGAAAATCCGGCCACCTAAAGACGGCGAGCGTTATTTTGCATTATTAAAAGTCGACTCAATCAACTTTGCCTCTCTTGAAAGCTCGAAGAACAAGATTTTATTTGAAAACCTTACCCCACTTTTCCCGGAAGACCGCCTTAAGTTAGAAACTGGAAACGGTTCTACTGAAGACATGGCCGGCCGAATTTTAGATTTAGCGTCGCCTATCGGGAAAGGTCAGCGTGGTTTGATTGTATCGCCACCAAAAGCGGGTAAAACGTTATTGCTACAAAACGTTGCCCAGGCGATCACCAATGATGATCCGGATGCGCACCTTATTGTTTTGTTGATTGATGAACGCCCTGAAGAAGTAACCGAAATGCAGCGTTCAGTGCGTGGCGAAGTTATTGCTTCAACCTTCGATGAGCCGCCAGCTCGTCATGTTCAAGTGGCTGAAATGGTTATCGAAAAAGCTAAGCGTTTAGTCGAACACAAGCGCGATGTTATTATTTTATTAGATTCGATCACGCGTTTAGCGCGTGCTTACAACACCATTGTACCAAGCTCAGGTAAGGTATTAACCGGTGGTGTTGATGCCAATGCCCTTGAGCGTCCTAAGCGTTTCTTCGGTGCGGCACGTAACGTAGAAGAAGGTGGGTCATTAACCATTATCGCTACCGCATTGGTTGATACTGGTTCTAAAATGGATGAAGTTATCTACGAAGAATTTAAAGGCACCGGTAACATGGAAGTGCATTTAGATCGTAAGATTGCTGAAAAACGTATCTTCCCAGCCATTAACATTCGTCGTTCTGGTACCCGTCGTGAAGAAAAACTAACGACCCCAGAAGAACTGCAACGCATGTGGATTTTACGAAAGCTACTCACCGAAATGGAAGACGTAGCCGCCATAGAATTCTTAATGGATCGCCTAAAAATCTCCAAAACCAACGACGAATTCTTCAACAGCATGAAGGGATAA
- the hemB gene encoding porphobilinogen synthase, producing MRAFPNTRLRRLRAQDFSRRLVRENKLTVDDLIYPVFVLEGENQREAVPSMPGVERLSIDLLVESAKHWAALGIPMLALFPVTPVDAKSELAEEAYNPDGLAQRAVRALKAELPELGIMTDVALDPFTTHGQDGIIDDNGYVLNDITKDILVKQALSHATAGADVIAPSDMMDGRIGAIREELEQQGFVNTLIMAYSAKYASSFYGPFRDAVGSAGNLGKSSKETYQMDPANSDEAIHEVRLDLEEGADMVMVKPGMPYLDIVHRVKTELRAPTYAYQVSGEYAMIQAASQNGWLDHDKVMMESLLAFKRAGADGILTYFAVEAAEILKG from the coding sequence ATGCGCGCATTTCCAAATACTCGATTACGCCGCCTAAGAGCGCAAGATTTTTCTAGACGGCTGGTACGTGAAAACAAGTTAACTGTTGATGACCTCATCTATCCGGTTTTTGTCCTCGAAGGTGAAAACCAGCGTGAGGCCGTACCTTCAATGCCGGGCGTTGAACGCTTATCAATCGATCTATTAGTCGAGTCGGCTAAACACTGGGCCGCATTAGGCATACCTATGCTGGCGCTGTTTCCCGTGACTCCTGTAGACGCTAAATCAGAGCTGGCCGAAGAAGCCTACAACCCTGACGGATTAGCACAGCGCGCCGTGCGTGCTTTAAAGGCCGAGCTACCAGAGCTAGGCATCATGACTGATGTCGCTTTAGACCCGTTCACCACACATGGACAAGACGGCATCATTGACGACAACGGCTATGTTCTCAACGACATCACCAAAGACATACTAGTCAAGCAAGCCCTCTCACACGCCACGGCCGGTGCCGATGTTATCGCGCCAAGCGATATGATGGACGGTCGCATCGGAGCCATTCGCGAAGAACTTGAACAGCAAGGCTTCGTGAATACGCTCATCATGGCTTATTCAGCCAAATATGCCTCTAGCTTCTATGGCCCCTTCCGAGACGCCGTCGGCTCAGCCGGCAACCTTGGTAAAAGCAGCAAAGAAACTTACCAAATGGACCCCGCCAACAGCGACGAAGCCATACATGAAGTTCGCCTAGATTTAGAAGAAGGCGCAGACATGGTCATGGTCAAACCCGGCATGCCTTACTTAGATATAGTTCACCGTGTAAAAACCGAACTACGCGCACCTACCTACGCTTATCAAGTCAGCGGCGAATACGCCATGATCCAAGCGGCCTCCCAAAACGGCTGGCTAGACCACGACAAAGTAATGATGGAAAGCTTATTAGCCTTTAAACGCGCAGGGGCCGATGGGATTTTGACCTATTTTGCGGTGGAAGCGGCGGAGATTTTGAAGGGTTAG
- the tatC gene encoding twin-arginine translocase subunit TatC, with product MTTPNPNEHAMPLVEHLKELRDRLLKSVLSILILFVGLYFFSGEMYLILVEPLNALIADKENASLIATGVASPFLVPLKLAFVMSALIAMPYILHQVWGFIAPALYKHERKLAIPLFITSVILFYSGVAFVYFVVLPLVFGFFTGTGPEGINIMPDISNVLDFCLKMFFSFGIAFEIPIATFLMVRAGMVSAQSLGEKRPYIFVGCFVIGMLLTPPDVISQSILAIPMYALFELGLLMSRFLPKAVKEEDPK from the coding sequence ATGACAACGCCAAATCCTAATGAACATGCCATGCCCTTGGTAGAACACCTTAAAGAACTGAGAGATCGGTTGTTAAAGTCGGTGTTGTCTATTTTAATTTTGTTTGTCGGGCTGTATTTCTTTTCTGGTGAAATGTATTTAATACTGGTCGAGCCTTTAAATGCACTCATCGCCGATAAAGAGAACGCATCCTTAATTGCAACAGGTGTTGCGTCTCCCTTTTTGGTGCCCTTAAAGCTGGCGTTTGTTATGTCAGCGCTGATAGCCATGCCGTATATACTGCATCAGGTTTGGGGGTTTATTGCACCGGCACTTTATAAACACGAACGTAAACTTGCGATACCGCTTTTTATCACCAGTGTGATTTTATTTTACAGCGGCGTAGCATTTGTTTACTTCGTTGTATTGCCTTTAGTGTTCGGTTTTTTTACCGGTACGGGCCCTGAAGGCATTAATATTATGCCGGACATATCAAATGTACTCGATTTTTGTTTGAAAATGTTCTTTTCATTTGGCATTGCTTTTGAGATTCCTATCGCTACTTTTTTGATGGTTCGTGCAGGGATGGTGTCCGCACAATCGCTGGGTGAAAAGCGTCCTTATATCTTTGTCGGGTGCTTTGTCATTGGCATGCTTCTGACTCCGCCAGATGTTATTTCACAAAGCATATTAGCCATACCCATGTATGCATTGTTTGAATTAGGCTTATTGATGAGCCGCTTTTTACCAAAGGCTGTAAAAGAAGAAGACCCAAAATAA
- the tatA gene encoding Sec-independent protein translocase subunit TatA has product MGFGGISIWQLLIVLAIVILIFGTKRLKNIGGDMGGAIKSFKSAMNEDDKKPESLEDKDIADANFSEAKSEEKAEEKK; this is encoded by the coding sequence ATGGGTTTTGGTGGTATTTCTATTTGGCAGTTATTGATTGTATTGGCCATAGTAATTTTAATTTTTGGTACTAAACGTTTAAAAAACATTGGTGGCGATATGGGCGGAGCGATCAAAAGCTTTAAGTCTGCCATGAATGAAGACGATAAGAAGCCAGAGTCTTTAGAAGACAAAGACATAGCCGATGCGAACTTCAGCGAAGCAAAATCTGAAGAAAAAGCCGAAGAAAAAAAGTAA
- the trxA gene encoding thioredoxin TrxA gives MSENILNVTDDSFESDVLRSEQPVLVDYWAEWCGPCKMIAPVLEEVADEYNGKMAVAKLNIDDNPNTPPKYGIRGIPTLMIFKNGEVAATKVGALSKSQLLEFIQANS, from the coding sequence ATGAGCGAAAATATTCTTAACGTAACTGATGACAGCTTTGAATCTGATGTATTACGCAGCGAACAGCCTGTTTTAGTTGATTACTGGGCTGAATGGTGTGGTCCGTGCAAGATGATAGCGCCGGTTCTTGAAGAAGTAGCAGATGAATACAACGGCAAAATGGCCGTGGCCAAATTAAACATCGATGATAACCCGAACACACCGCCTAAATACGGTATTCGTGGCATTCCTACATTGATGATTTTCAAAAATGGCGAAGTAGCCGCCACTAAAGTTGGCGCACTATCTAAGTCTCAGCTGCTTGAATTCATTCAAGCGAATAGCTAA
- a CDS encoding phosphoribosyl-ATP diphosphatase: MSDILSTLAKTLEDRKKAEPETSYVSSLYAKGLDKILEKVGEEAFETVLAAKNAEVDTQQREKVVYETADLWFHTLVMLAQLNIHPDEILSELARREGLSGIEEKASRQP; this comes from the coding sequence ATGAGCGATATCCTTAGCACGTTGGCTAAAACGCTGGAAGACCGCAAAAAAGCAGAACCCGAAACCTCGTATGTATCATCATTGTATGCCAAGGGTCTTGATAAAATCTTGGAAAAGGTCGGTGAAGAGGCCTTTGAGACGGTATTAGCGGCTAAAAATGCTGAAGTTGATACACAGCAACGCGAAAAGGTTGTTTATGAAACGGCTGACCTGTGGTTTCATACGCTTGTTATGTTAGCGCAGTTAAATATACATCCGGATGAGATTTTATCCGAGCTTGCGCGTCGTGAAGGTCTTTCAGGAATCGAAGAAAAGGCCAGCCGGCAGCCCTAG
- a CDS encoding histidine triad nucleotide-binding protein, with translation MSDCLFCKIVDGDIPSKKVYEDDEYLAFWDIAPKAPVHILLIPKQHIASLYHLDDSNVGVVQGMMSKAPEIARLMKLDDGFRAIVNTGDGGGQEVGHIHLHILGDVRKATWSGFPIQDK, from the coding sequence ATGTCAGATTGTTTATTTTGTAAAATTGTCGATGGCGATATTCCATCGAAAAAAGTTTATGAAGATGATGAATACCTCGCGTTTTGGGATATTGCTCCGAAAGCGCCGGTTCATATACTGTTGATTCCAAAACAGCACATTGCCAGTCTATACCATTTGGATGATAGTAATGTGGGCGTTGTTCAAGGCATGATGAGCAAAGCGCCAGAAATTGCACGACTGATGAAGCTAGACGATGGTTTTCGTGCCATCGTTAACACCGGTGACGGTGGTGGGCAAGAAGTTGGTCACATACATTTACACATTTTAGGTGATGTCAGAAAGGCCACCTGGAGTGGTTTTCCGATACAAGATAAATAA
- the ubiB gene encoding ubiquinone biosynthesis regulatory protein kinase UbiB, with translation MDAPALPWYLRLALACFPLRWIFRAKGSNGRRLRLALEHLGPVFVKFGQILSTRRDLLPEDMATELAFLQDKVAPFSSKLAIQIIENAHGQPVSQTFARFDEKPLASASIAQVHTAALHNGSEVVVKVIRPNIEPTIRKDVKLMRRLAKLVRLTNDGKRLRPVEVVDDFKRTILDELDLLREAANASMLRRNTIEAGKLYVPWVDFDLTKRSVLVMERIYGIPISDTDTLKAEGTDMAVLAERGVEIFFSQVFEDSFFHADMHPGNVFVDITNPGQPKYIGIDCGIVGSLSREDQAYLAQNLLAFFNRDYYRVAQLHVESGWVPSTTRVNEFEAAIRSVCEPIFEKPLGEISFGLLLIRLFQTARRYDMTVQPQLVLLQKTLLNIEGLGRQLYPQLDLWKTAKPFLENWVKAQVGPKRFFDSVKQHAPSWITKAPEMPDLVHTALTQLQTGSKANQQLVDELAALNLREQRQSKQRTRRWIGVAVVAVALWLPNAENWLESVSTGQWLAIIAGLLLFLWS, from the coding sequence ATAGATGCGCCCGCATTGCCATGGTATTTACGGCTAGCCTTAGCCTGCTTCCCTCTGCGATGGATTTTTCGCGCGAAAGGTTCTAACGGCCGTCGCTTGCGATTGGCACTAGAGCATCTTGGTCCTGTTTTTGTGAAGTTTGGGCAAATATTGTCGACGCGACGAGACTTATTGCCAGAAGACATGGCAACTGAGCTGGCCTTTTTGCAAGACAAAGTAGCGCCTTTCTCAAGTAAGTTGGCGATTCAAATTATTGAGAACGCACACGGGCAGCCTGTCTCGCAAACCTTTGCTCGCTTCGATGAAAAACCGTTGGCTTCGGCCTCCATTGCTCAAGTGCATACCGCGGCCTTGCACAATGGCTCTGAAGTCGTGGTTAAAGTAATTCGCCCAAATATCGAGCCAACGATACGCAAAGACGTTAAGTTAATGCGTCGCCTCGCTAAACTGGTCCGCCTGACAAACGATGGCAAGCGATTACGCCCCGTTGAAGTGGTCGATGATTTTAAACGCACCATTTTAGATGAGCTCGACTTACTAAGAGAAGCCGCGAATGCTTCGATGTTGCGACGTAATACCATCGAAGCCGGCAAACTTTACGTACCGTGGGTAGACTTCGATTTAACCAAACGCTCTGTTTTGGTCATGGAGCGAATTTACGGTATTCCTATTTCAGATACCGATACGCTAAAAGCCGAAGGTACCGATATGGCCGTGTTGGCCGAGCGAGGCGTGGAAATATTCTTTTCCCAGGTGTTTGAAGACTCGTTTTTTCATGCCGATATGCACCCTGGCAATGTCTTTGTTGATATTACCAACCCTGGCCAGCCTAAGTATATTGGTATTGATTGCGGCATAGTGGGCTCGTTGTCTCGTGAAGATCAGGCCTATTTAGCGCAGAACTTATTGGCCTTTTTTAATCGTGATTATTACCGAGTGGCGCAATTGCACGTAGAGTCGGGTTGGGTGCCTTCTACGACGCGCGTCAATGAGTTTGAAGCCGCCATTCGCAGTGTCTGTGAGCCTATATTTGAAAAGCCACTAGGAGAGATCTCGTTTGGCTTGCTGTTGATTCGGTTATTCCAAACGGCCAGACGATACGATATGACCGTGCAGCCACAATTAGTGTTGTTGCAAAAAACCTTGCTTAATATTGAAGGGTTAGGCCGCCAGCTTTATCCACAGTTAGATCTTTGGAAAACAGCTAAACCCTTTTTAGAAAACTGGGTAAAGGCGCAAGTGGGACCAAAACGTTTCTTTGATTCAGTGAAACAACATGCACCGAGCTGGATTACCAAAGCCCCTGAGATGCCAGATTTAGTACATACAGCCTTAACGCAATTGCAAACAGGCTCTAAGGCAAACCAGCAATTGGTCGACGAGCTCGCCGCTCTCAACCTGCGTGAACAGCGACAATCTAAGCAACGAACCCGACGATGGATTGGTGTCGCCGTCGTGGCGGTTGCTTTGTGGTTGCCAAATGCGGAAAATTGGCTTGAATCGGTCAGCACGGGGCAATGGCTAGCCATAATAGCAGGGCTGCTGTTGTTTTTGTGGTCATAA
- a CDS encoding ubiquinone biosynthesis accessory factor UbiJ, whose protein sequence is MSEWLWPLQKLINDGLEYDLASKEKVKNLAGKTLVLETKEPNLSISVSIESDGFVFLQPEKVVPFDALVAGKASDLFAVMRAEDRTAAMMAHQISIEGDTRTFFTLQEIMSHLDIDWEMAIGDKIGDTAAHFVADGLKLFGSMLKNQVTSFERTSRNYFREESQLFVQSDLWRPHKDAVQQLRMDADRMAAKIRKLAATRTASTDSGNKH, encoded by the coding sequence ATGAGTGAATGGTTGTGGCCATTACAGAAATTAATAAACGATGGCCTAGAGTATGATCTTGCCTCTAAGGAAAAGGTCAAAAATCTTGCGGGTAAAACATTAGTTCTTGAAACCAAAGAGCCGAACTTGTCGATAAGCGTATCAATTGAGTCTGACGGCTTTGTGTTTTTGCAGCCTGAAAAAGTTGTACCGTTTGATGCCTTAGTGGCCGGTAAAGCCAGTGATTTGTTCGCGGTCATGCGAGCAGAAGACAGAACCGCCGCGATGATGGCGCACCAAATTAGCATTGAAGGCGATACGCGAACCTTTTTTACGCTTCAAGAGATTATGTCGCATTTAGATATAGACTGGGAAATGGCGATTGGTGATAAAATTGGTGATACCGCCGCGCACTTTGTTGCCGATGGCCTTAAATTGTTTGGCTCAATGTTGAAGAATCAGGTCACCTCATTCGAACGTACGTCACGAAACTACTTTCGAGAAGAAAGCCAGCTCTTCGTTCAGTCTGATTTATGGCGACCACACAAAGATGCGGTTCAGCAACTGCGAATGGATGCCGACAGAATGGCTGCTAAAATTCGCAAGCTCGCCGCGACGCGAACTGCGTCAACCGATTCAGGGAACAAACATTGA